The genomic interval ttttcttatataaattgAGAAGAACGTGAGATGAGTTTTGTTCGTGGTGGCCAGTTAGGTAATATGTCATGTCATAACTTGGGATTAAGAGTTTCACAaagcaacaaaacaaaatatcttaattttcaaaaggaaaaggttttttaataattatttttgacaGTCTTTTTTACAACGCTTACACAGTAGTTTGTGATtaatccatttcaaatattttttaaaaatagacaataaaattataatatctatcctgttataaaaaaattgttaaaaataattgtcaaaatatcaatattcttttcatatcaaaacataaattaaacaatttttaacacaatatttgatttgaCTGGTACAAAAACATTAACATATATTCATAATGTCAAAATTCATCACTCAAcattcttattaatattttgtataaatattacataatttacCGGCACATCAATATTGTTTATTAGAAatggaaatatatatatcaacaaTAGATTAACATTTTTAGATTAACCGAAGAACTAAATTtgcaattaatattttagaaaaataagaatggTACATTTAAGAAACTATaagataaaaagtaatttaagtgAGAAAAGtgtatagggtttttgaaatgTGAATAGATACCGAAAGAGTGTATTGGGCCTAAGGATATGTTGGGATACATGGGATTGTGTTCAATGTTTCACaaggcattttttttttaatataaatggtacaaaatatttattaggtttaaattttttatttttgtattttttaggttttactgttaaaaactttaaacatatatatatatatatatatatatatatatatatatattacatgaaacaattttttttgggtTTATTTATAGCATAccaatttatatttaacatgataAACTAAGTTTTTCATGGAGTTACTCTAGTACTTAAAAGAAAGTACATggatacatataaaattatttaaatacgcACGAATTAATTAATACTTTGACTTGTGAAAAAAAGTTTGATTAGTTTATTTCAATGGGATGTGTCAAATACATTAAATGGGATTATCAGAAAAATTAGATTTgtgaataaaattgtaaatagaTCAAGTCAATAGTTTGACTTGTTGAAAAAATATGTTGATCGagtttgacatttttttatttaaattatccaaagaaaaagtttaagtttattagaaaaatgataCTCCCAAGTCATTATTAAAGCAATACGAAACTTGAATTTGGATTATGacttgatttgttttttttttcatttattaaatgtaCTATtcactaatttaattaatttacaggtttgaagatgataaaagtacgaaaaaaatatttgaatatattaaataaactaaaatatttgaatatatgaaaTTGTATTAATGTGGGAAAGATATCCATGAAGATCAATACTACTATGCATATCTATATGTTTCTTGCATTCAATGGCTACTATCATTCTCTAATCaatcaactttaaaattaaatattattttaagttggAAATCAAGTTCTAAACTATTATAGATTCACATACATTAAATTAATTCTATGAACAATTTtttgtaaagttaaaaataatagataatttttgtttgtacagtgaaaagtaaaaatcgaacaatattaaaaatagaaaacaatgatttaatcctaaaaattaacttttgacTTTTTGAAttggtttaaaatataaactctaatttatttaaaattagtttagagCAAATTATAATCTTTTGACCTTTTATATTGCAAATTTAGAGCTTTGAGATTTGAAAGATTCCAAACGTGCAAACTAATCAGCCATTATCATTATGTTCAACTAATCACAAAATAACTTATAGTTATTAGAAGCTAATTGGATGGTGATGGCACGAAGAACCAAAGTCAATGGAACATTACATCTCAAAGTTaacaaagataattttaaatatatttcccATTTAAAATAGACTCTAATACTGATCTTAAATTATGGTTTTTTTTCCAACCATAATGACGGTTTGGGTAAGATTAATTAATGAGATAATTATAGTGAGTGCTTCCTTAATTTATGAAAGTCTAACTTATATCTTTCAATATGGTTTTATTTCATGGCATGTCAAGGGTTTAGTAACTTAAATCCTAAATTCAAAATCtatttattatggaaaatgatattttaacaccattttttgacaccatcttgacactgcacacgtgaatgtgattggacgatttcaaattaaaaaagttgagacagaggtatatttgaaagagaaaaaccaaagtttatttttttaattttaaatcgtccaatcacattttgacacgtgtgtagtgtcaaaatggtgtcaaaaaatggtgttaaaatatcatttttcatttattatataatctCTTTATAAGTTTGACTCATATAATGTCAATCtccaaaaacattattatttattgccTGAAACAGGATAAGCAAAGGACGAAATTGGAGTAAAAAGTTGAGGAAAATCGTACTGGTTTCTACAAAGTTACTCTCTTTATTCCACAAGCAAGTGCAAGAAAACTCAAAGGAGATATCTATCAATAATGTATAATTCATTTGACGGCAAAAGAATATGGAAGAAGACATTGCTTTTCCTTTAATCCATGCCACTGTTAATTGTTGTAAGTAACGCCTGCATACCTTCCCACTCACCAAAACCAACTTTCAACTCTtccatttctattttaaaaatctttatgATTCTTTaacacacataaattttttatattcatttcacattatttttacttattttttatttttttctttcttgaaaaaatacacaactttacatttttaagagcattttatgtttatattatatattatcctTGACAATTGTGTTTTGTCCTGATGCGCATATTTTTTGAGAAAACTTCTCAGGTCACTTATCcttaaattactccaggctaagcacgtttaatcatgaagttcttatgggatAAGCTTCcgaaaacaaatgcatttgttgatatgagtagccaaattaattcctttaagttatccttcaacagTATAGTCTCATatctatacagtctctagatctctctcattccggtgtatttTCGATttgtccatgtgccccttccattGGAAGCCTGAAGctgctccttgtccgtgcctcttgcaTAGGAGATCACTCCCGCCCTCGTCAATGCCCGGATGTCacattaaatgaatgtaaagtGTATTATAGTACTATTATTCATTAGAAGAATGATccttttaacatatataatattttaacattcatttaatactattcttctttactttttactttctcttcttcgaattacaaaaattcatttttttaagatcATTTTATCTTAACAGTGTGTAGATGAATGTGAGAATGTGTCAATGTTATCTTTACTCTCTTAATTAtcaactttttttcaaaatataacaaattaaaaaaataattatttaacacatctaaatttttcatatccatttaatattttttttttatattttactttcttttttgaaaaaaaataaaaaaattacacttttataattattttatttttatactttgtcTCAAATAAACGTAGAAATATAAccgataaataagaaaaaaattgttggaTGATAGCAGCTTCTCAGTTTGAGTCTGAACTACTTAACACGAAAGTAGAGGTGGGTCCAGGAGAAGTACTTTTCCTTAACCCGTGATTGATGGGCTaaatttgaataagaaattGGTATTCTTAGGTCTCACTCACTCCTTAAAGTTTGATGTCACAGAGCCTATTTCCGGAGGGAACATGAAGATGAACATGGCTCATGACATACcccacaaacacacacacatacccCTATGCTTACTTTTTCTTTAGTCACTCTCAAGACTCACCAACTAACTAATTTCACAAAAACAAAACCACACATACTATCTTTTTCAACTCTCTTTACCATTCTTTATATAAACACTCAACAACTCTTCAAGTTGAACAAGATTACACACAACAACACAAACCATGGATTGGTTCTCATGGCTCTCAAAAACAAGCCTTGAGCCAACCCTAGTGTATGAGTATGGTCTTACTTTTGCACACAATGAGCTTGAAGAAGAAGACATGATATACTTCAACCATGAGTTTCTGATGAGCATGGGAATCTCCATAGCCAAACACAGGCTAGAGATTCTGAAGTTGGCAAGGAAAGTCAAGGGAAAGAGAGCACCACGGCCTGTGGCAAGGCTCATGGTGGCGATCAAGAGGACCAAGAGGTGCTTGGCCAATTACTTTCGCACGTTCATCAGCTGTGAAGAAGAGTCTGCGGCACTTGTTGTGGtgccatcatcatcatcatcaaggaCAAGGCCTTATGGGACAAGATGGAAGACTCATGTCATGAAGAGgaacaaaagcaaaaagttGATGGTGGCTAAGCAAGAGAGGCTCTTGCTCACGAATGGAAGTCCCAACACTGTGATGCATGGTCTTGATGGTTTTACCAGTCCCATGGTTTACCATTTCAACAAGgaggaaaaaaaggaaggagaCGATGATGATGGTGGTGGATACTGGTCTTCAGCTGCTGCTGCTGCAGAAGAAATCAGGTGGGATACCATGTTTCAGGATCTAAAGCcaaactgataaaaaaaatcccttttttttttctggggtTGTTGATTCTATGAtcccttatttttttcattacttgGTGAGAGATGGGTTTTTTGGGTTCTTCCACCACCatacttttgttgttgttgttgttattatcaATGGTGTGGGTCATGCGGATAGGTAACTTTAGCATGCAGCTATCTGTTTCAGTAATGAGATTGTCTACTTTGCTTTATGTATGGTCATGTGATGCCCTTTGGCCTTTTTGATAGGGCAAAATTTGCCTTAGATTAGCGTGTTTATGGGGGAGAATGATGAGGTAGATGTTTAGTTTTGTTACTTTACTTTAGCAATTTTGAAAGTTTGGCTTGACTTTGGGTTTGTGCAATGTAATGTCTTGTGGTTGACAATACAAACATTAACATACTATATTTAGTAGTTAATACAATACTTACTGCATTTGCCATTCTTGTATTTGAACTAATTGTTTCTTGATTGAGGCTCATTGTTTTACTTCAATTTCTTCTGAACCCTTCAAAAAGCAGCAGAAGGGGAAACAAAATGATGTTCATTTCTTACTGAAAGTGGTGACCTTAGATTATGATTTCTTAGATGGTTGCACTCATTCTGTGATTCAGTAACATAAGCCTTGTAGAGCATGTTTTTGCTTCAACAAACATTTATTTCTATTGAATTAAGAAGCTCTTGCCattcaaaccaaacaaaatctGATAACTAATTTTTTACACTGTGATCTTAACATATTCGAGTTATTTATCACTTAATCCAAATTGAATAAGGAGCCAAGCTTTTTCGATACTCAATCTTTCCAAAAACTTCAATAacacttattatttttatcttctatttCCAGAGTGTCCAAAAGTCATTTTACTTGAATTAGTTTATGTCTTACTTATTTGTTTCGTTGAGATAAAGCTGTGAGGGATTAACCACACTCTAAAGATATATTTCAAATACAgagattataatatataaccaTTGTGCCCCATGTAAACATGAACAAtgaaaatagattaaaataattactttagtTGCACCTAAGATGCTACGTATTGTTAATTTGCCAACaacttttaatttcagtgtTGAAGTTCTTGCAAGTGTAATCCAAAGAAATTATACAGACATTCACTTCTAAAACATGGGGAATAATAAACGTTTTGCCATTGGCTTGCAACGTAGGTTTGatcaatttcaattaataacCAACCAAATTTCTAATAATGAGGAACAGATACTCTGTACAACATTACTGGAATGATTAATACATGAAAGgaattaaaagcaaaaaagCTAATGTCTACTGCTTacagaaaaatcaatttcaactcatcaaaatttaactataataaaGCTAAACTGAAGCAGAAAAGGAAAGCAATTATTGGAACAACTTTCTGCTTCATATACGattatactttatataattttactaataaGGCCTAATCATGATTATTACCTAGACAAATGCAAAAAAGGAGTATATACATAATGGTGTGGCTACTTCATAACTAGGCATTTATCTACATCCACAATTATTActtataaaaagaaagagaatgttTGACAGCAACTTGTAGGGTGAAACAAAAGGTCTGCATGGAAAAACAGGGGACATTAGTTAGTGGTCAAACAATTCTCCCAAGTTCCATACTTAGAGCTGAAGCTTCCTCCCCCACTCTGTTGGGCATGCTCAGAAATAACACTTCGAGCACAAACATCCCAAGTCCTTGCTATATCCCCAAGTGACATAGGTTGTGGTAAACTGCGCAAAGATATGCTGAACTTTGCCTTTGCCTTGGCTGAAAGATCTTCGTTCTCTTTACTGTAAGAATAGAAGACATgatgtattaaaaatatgtttcccATCAAACATTTGATAAACCATGGAGAAGGTGAAAGGCAAGACAAGTATTTTGTAGATCATCATTAtttagaaaggaaaataaacatTTCAGAGAGCATCTAGGTTATAATAACAAGTCTCATAAGCATacataattatcattattttaataaataatgtaaaaggaACGACTCTTAAATCATATATAGCTCCTAAGTTTTTGTGAGCATTGAAGTGATCATAACACAAGAGATACCAAAGtgcttctcaaaatctcacctGGATTCAACTGGAAATTTGTCTAGGAGTATGGGAGAACAGTTAGGATAATTTGCAGGAACCAGTAAACGCAGAGGCTGAATAGGTGACTGTAGAGTAAGAAATGATAATAAGGCTAAGAAAGAAActgaataattaaataaagtaaaataagaagGCTTAAGATCTCAGAAGTGGGAACCCACCATCTGCGCTGAAGCATATTGGGATTTTAAGCTAGGGCTGAGAGCCACAGCAATGAAAGAGCATTTGACAAGAATTCCTTCTGCTCCTTCAGCAGCTGCAACAGCAGGTGTTGGATCAACATTGCTTATGTCTACTACTGTGTCGATAAGTTGGTGATTAATATCCCTTATTTCTCCCAAAAGGGCATGGTTAACCTACCAGCAAGTCTTCCGTATCAAATAAAATACCAATACAGCGGATAAATTACACATTTACAGATAAGTTATTATCCATTTTTTAGCAAGCTAGTAACCATGGAATTTGTAAGTCTTTTAGAACATTATCGGATGACCCATCATCCTCTAATGAAACACAAACAGATTTTAATATGATGAATTTAATAGAATGTCCATATGCTATATTAGCAACTTCAATAATGTACATAAGTGAGTTATTCACACCAACAATAGGTTCTAACTTCTAAGCTTATGCCATAGTTGGTCATTGTTACCAAACAGGGTGGATAAATAGTAAACATGAGACAAAGTAGTGTCAAACATGCATCAGCCTTACCACTACATCATTTCTTAATGTCGTGCAATTACTGCTataattcctttatcttgcttGATTGTTATTTAACTAATTAGTAATTTCTACATCActtagtaaaatttaatataggATTATGACTAGGAGTGTATGCTATGGGAGAAAATTGGAGTAACATCCATGTTGAGACTCTAGATCCTGTAAGCCCCACTGGACAATTTAATATCAGTATACCATCTATGAGTTTTGATGATAACAAACACTCTGTTTGAACgtttataaattgtttaaatgtCTTATCTCTTTCATTAGACCATCCAACGCTTCTGGCAAGTCTTGTGATAGACGGTTTAATAGGACCATATGAGTTCTAAACACGAATTTATCTCATAAGTCGTAACAATCAAATATTTTCTAGATAAATATAAAGTGTTTGAAACATTATTTACAACGTCTATGTTATCCAtgtttggaaatatttttattacaaaggGCCTGGTAAACATCCACTTAAGGAAACAAGTGAATCAATGCATTTatgattaattgttatatatgcAAATCTTATTTGAATTGTTTCTATACACATAACCAAGGCAAAAGCGCTTTTAAGATTCAAATTAAAACTCTCATCAAGCATCTAAGCTAAGGAAGATGAAGATTCTCGCTgaagattcaaattaaaacTTTACATAGCAGTCATCTTCCAAGCCTATATTAAGAGTTCAAGATAAACATGAAAAACACACAACTGCCATATACAATTCTTTCTATCTTATAGTGACTTTATAGTGTTCTTTGTGGGTGAGAGGTTGCCTTTGTAATCCTTCACATTGTGAAATAGACCTAGTGGTCTTCAACTGTGCTCTCTCTGAGagtgttcttttcttttgggATTTCTTAATCTTAAGGATAGGTATAACCTGAGTGGTTTATGTACTTGTGAGAATCATAAATGGTTTATGTACTCACTTGTAACCAGGAGTGGTTGGTTACTAGTTTGTAATCAATTGATTGTTTAGTGGAACTTCTTAATCGGGTTGCTTAAGAAAAAAACTAGATGTAATCTTTAggtgaatcaatataaaatttgttgtgttgtttgttcTACTTGTTTTGTAGACGGATTAGTCTAGTTCTACTCAAGAAAAGTCTAGTCTCTATTCAACACTCTCCTTCTAGAGCCTAGACCGAGGAGAAATTGACAAACTAGAACAGGTTTTCTAGATTAATGCATGAACAAGTAGAGTgaagtattgaaaaaaaaattgagcaaaacattagaaataaaaaaattttactctaaacagattgattaaaaattggtttttgataGAACCCAATTAGATAACATCATTTGCTCTGTATAACCAATCCCACAAAGTGTATGTTTGAATCCAACGTGATGTCTTACATATTTAAATAgtccaaataaaacaaattaatatttctaatttagtAATAATTGCCTCAAATCTTTGACTAATCAttcaaatacaaaagaaaaaggcgCAAGCTTTTTCCCATTCAATACATGTGTTAGATACTAATGGATGCAAATAACTTGAGAGCTTCTGCAGACTAAAAGTATACATCATGTTAATTGATTTATTAGATCACACCTTTCCTTTTTGTCCCGTTCCCTTACGTCATGCTACTAATGCTAGGTGAGTTTGAAAATCAGTGATCAAAATCTGTAATTTGGTTCATGTGGTTAGCTGGAAATCACTAGTATATCTTAAATTATAGCCTAAATGAATTCCCAGTTATGTGTCCGCTATgcgagaaaatgaaaatgtaactTTGCATATTCTTCTAACTGAccgttatttttttattttcacttcaGGTTTTCATAAGCTCTTTAGTAGAGAAAGTtagtatattaaataaaaaatgtgaagaaTTAATGTAGATTCAATGCACCAATAATCCATGAGACAAACACATTTCTAAATCTCAAGTCCAGCCAGGGAACAAAGATAATCAACAGAAAATAtgacaattataaaataaaacataccagtcaaaaacatattatttattacctCGATTTTCCGTTTCTTGACACTGGATGTTGCTGTTGACTCTAGATCAGAAGCCTCTGAAGCAGTTAACTGCTTGATGCTACCATCCATGCTACCAGCAGATAATACACCACTCAAGGGTATAGCACTTGTGTAACGTTTCATCCTCTTAATTCCATTGGTACCATCTTGGGTAATGAAATTTCGAGCCTGAAGGCGACAATTAGTCATGGAAACCAAATCCTCACCAACAGCTGCTCTGGATCCGTTACCTGGAGCTGATCCTGCTATTCTATCATTCATGCTGACAACTGAGCCAATATCACTGACCGCAGCACTTAATGctttagatgaaattgattttaccTAGAATCATGATTTAGACATCAACTTGTCATCTATAATTCCAAGCATAGCAGTAAAATAATTAAGGGAACCTTTCACTCtttaatttgtcaaatctgGTTAAAATGTAGAATAAAAGTATACAAAACCAGCATTAGATATGCTTCAATACTGACCACATTAATTAGGCGTTCAAGAGGCTGCTCTGTCACAGTTGACTTCCCAGAAGTGGCAGCTAAAGCATTGCCATGCGCACCATCCTGACCACTGAATTCTGCCAATAAAGGAGACGCTGAAATCCCAGGAGTCCCAATGGCAAGGGATTGAGGTGGTGCTACTGCAACCCCTGTTTGTTGATGTCCAATATTTGCAGCATTTGATATTGATGAAACACAGGGAACGGACTTCTCAGATTCCCCTGGCATAGGAGATGGAGCCAAAGGAGGTGAAGGGGTAGGTCCTACAAAGGGTGAATTAGAAGATTGCAGAGGAGTTGCAACTTTAGATTTAGACGGGAGATGATTTTGTTGCTCAACCTGGGGAGATGAATGTTGCTGAATCTGAGGAGATGGAGCCTGAAGGTGTTGGGGTGAAGAAACAGGAAATGCATTCCCTTGTTTCAGCTGTTGATGGGAATATGCTGAGTGTTGACCTGATGTAAGATGTTGAAAGACTCCTGGCTTAACACCAATTCCTTGTCGCATTTTTAAGTCATTTATATCATTCATTTGGTGAAGCTGGGACATTTGATGTGTTTGCAATTGTGCAGATAGCTGTGGCTTCGTTGGATGGTGTAGTTGCTGCTGCTGAAAGAGCTGCCTCTGCACCATTTGTCGATGCTGAAATTGTTTGAATTGCTGATTCTGCAGCATCTGCTGTTCCTGATGTTTCAGTTGGTGTTGAAGTGCACTGGAACCTGATTGAAGGGAATTTGGTTGACTAACATTTGCCCCACCTTGTGATTGTAAGGAATTAATACTTGTCTGTAGTTGAGGAGTACTAACAGGAGTTTGCTGGATGGAGTTCATTGGAACATGTTGAAGGGAGTTCACAGAGTTTCCTTGTCCAGAATCTAAGTTAGCTCCAGGTTGCATCGAATTCATCATATTCTGCTGTCCTGCTGATACACCAGACAAAGGATTGTGCTGAGAGGTTGCAATATTATTCTGCTGCATGGTTGGCATAGAACCTTGTAAATTTGTTGACTTCAGCTGAGAGTTCATTTGATTTTCGTGAGACTGTAATTGTGAAACCTGGGATTGGGGCTGTTGCATGGAGGACATATGGGTTTGGGGAATCTGTCCTACCTGCACAGAAGACATGCTTTTCCTGGGTCTACTTTGATTTATGAGATTTATAATCTGCTTCTCATATGGTACCAATTTTTCCTTGTATTGAGGCACAATGCTGCTCTTGGGAATCTGTACGAATGTCATCATACGTTCCAACAACATTTTATACGCCCTCAGCTTATCAATCTGATCCGTTTGCGACTGTTGGGGATGAGAATCATGCTGATAAAGGGAAGCAAATGTACGTCAAATAGAGGAAAAgcaaatacatataaataaacaagagtgcTTATGCCACCAATAAAGATTTTACAAGAAATCAATACCCTcattgataatattaatttatgaatatatcTTGCAAGTTACAgaaaattaataagtttaaatatgcttttaatccctctaaaataaatgtattttgattttgatattgtaaaaaattttaatcgTTTTAGTCTctccaaaattgaaaaaaatctctatataaaatatattttataagaattaccaaattttttaataaaatatacattatttatcTATGCTAAAATTGAtgtcaaaaactaaaattactgatttcaaattttgttgggattgagatgaaaaacaaagaaaacaaaaattattatgaccaaaatcaaaatctaaTGCTTTTATATGGATTAGAAACATTTTTTagctaaattaaattatatgctTTCTAGATTTCAATGAATAAATCCTGCTGATTaaagaatattaatttattaaatgttgatattttttattctgaTCCCTACATCACGATAAATTATatgcaaataaatataaagataccTGCTGAAGTTTATTAGCAACTTTTTGGTACACTTCATTCATATCTGGCAAATAACTTTCTTTCATGGCTTGGATCTGtagtttgaaataaaaaaatcaaatcaaatagtTAAAATATCAGCAACTTCGAGATCTCTCATGCAAATAAATAACATCAATATCATTTTTGCATTGACAATAACAGCGAAATTTCCTTTTCCGCCTTTTGTAGAGCATCATAAATAGAAAGTTTAACTTTCGTGCTTAAATCAAGATCACTAAAAAATAACCAGTTTGCGCTTCAAAATACCGTTCAAATAAATATAGCATCTATAATTACAATTTACAAAGAGTCTTTCTTAATGGCGGGCTAGGAGAAcaactaaaatgataaaaaagggtAGTTACAAAAGAAAAGCCACTTGACATAAAACtaaaacttgaaagaaaaatcgATGCGGGCCTCTACCAGAGTTTCCTCTAGCTTCGCCCCACTCAGGCATAGTTCACCATCTTTCGAGTCCTAACAGATATGCTCTCACTTGAGCCCTTCATAGAAGGGTTAGTCAGCGGTGCAACCCACAAGGGGATCCCACCAATCAGCTTCCTTACGCCTTACGGGTTTACTCACCCGTTGACTCGCACACATGTCAAACTCCTTGGTCCGTGTTTCAAGATGGGCCAAATGGGGAGCCCACAGGCCGACGCCCGAAGCACGCACGTGCTGCGACATGCCTAAGGCACACGCTGTCGTCCAAAATCACAACGATGACGTCTCCATGAGCATTTTAACAGTCCGGACTTAGGTCACCATCACAATTCGCAGCGGTCAATGTCTTGAGTCGATCGGTCAATATCTAAGCATTGTTTCTGAATTGATTATAGTACTACTgctatttataatatacatatacatacatacatacacacacaatatatatatatatatatatatatatatatatatatatatatatatatatatatatatatatatatatataaagagagaggAGGGGGGGAGGGGagggagagagaagagagagacgGTTTCTAATAAAGCTAACCTGGCTTAGAAGGAAACAATACATGAGCTAATTATAAAGCACAGCATTTTCCTTGGAGCCCATGAATAGAGATATTTATCATTCATAATTTGCTAGTGAGTTATTGGAATTGCTTTGTGGGAAGTCTCTTGATCAGTACAATTGGCAATTGAGACCCTTAAATGCTATAACTATAAGACCATTATCTTGACAAATGGtctatctttatgttttttaagaaatggactttaaacctaattcaacctAACAACTagtaaggtaaggtttgcatccacctatatactataaattgtaGGATCTCCAATACATACCCCTCACACTAGACATATATATCTTGAGTGTGGAACTAGAACTTtatgggtggtccaatagcagCCTAAGAGGGTGGTACAATAggtccaacaaacaacaaaactaGCTAGAATATGCTTTTTAAATGGCTCAAATACCATTttaagaaatgaactttaaacctaacttaatcctacaaaaccagtttgtaagatgagatttatacttacttatatattgtaaattttctttatctctagtcgatatagGATTTCCAACAATGAACTATATTCTGTCATAAAGAATTAAGTTGTCTACAATACTAATGGGTGACTT from Vigna radiata var. radiata cultivar VC1973A chromosome 9, Vradiata_ver6, whole genome shotgun sequence carries:
- the LOC106774064 gene encoding mediator of RNA polymerase II transcription subunit 15a isoform X1, translated to MDSNNWRPNQGNNPSMDPNDWRAQLPPESRQRIINKIIDTLKKHLPFSGHDGMQDLHNIAKRFEEKIFTAATTQPDYLRKISMKMLTMESKSQNTLANTQVGPSNKPTDQGLVLQPQVHNLGQQHSVPLSSQMQSHQQLLSQNVQNNVASQPNLPPVSSLGQTPNQNIVKNSNIQNIPGPNSVGSSISQNSNLQSMFPGSQRTMPGRQQVGPPQQQLQSQSPQQYLYQQQYLKQKLQQQSQMQQQQQQSLMQPNQLQSSQQSTSIQQSMQSMPQQHSQVMRHQQQQTSMVHQQQTPVTQQTILPAQQQQQLMGPQSNAANMQHSQMLGQQNNVGDIQQPQRMLSQQSNLTSLQQQRQQQLINQQNNPANVHQQQLGNNGPGLQQQHLLGPDSGNADMHTSHHSTHMLQQPKVPMQQQSQQNSLNLLLPHSQQSQPLGSQQQLMPQIHTQSTQLQQQLGLQQQQQPNPSQRDMQQRMQTSGSLLQQNVLDQQKQLYQSQRNLSETSATSLDSTTQSAQPGGNDLQEEIYQKIQAMKESYLPDMNEVYQKVANKLQQHDSHPQQSQTDQIDKLRAYKMLLERMMTFVQIPKSSIVPQYKEKLVPYEKQIINLINQSRPRKSMSSVQVGQIPQTHMSSMQQPQSQVSQLQSHENQMNSQLKSTNLQGSMPTMQQNNIATSQHNPLSGVSAGQQNMMNSMQPGANLDSGQGNSVNSLQHVPMNSIQQTPVSTPQLQTSINSLQSQGGANVSQPNSLQSGSSALQHQLKHQEQQMLQNQQFKQFQHRQMVQRQLFQQQQLHHPTKPQLSAQLQTHQMSQLHQMNDINDLKMRQGIGVKPGVFQHLTSGQHSAYSHQQLKQGNAFPVSSPQHLQAPSPQIQQHSSPQVEQQNHLPSKSKVATPLQSSNSPFVGPTPSPPLAPSPMPGESEKSVPCVSSISNAANIGHQQTGVAVAPPQSLAIGTPGISASPLLAEFSGQDGAHGNALAATSGKSTVTEQPLERLINVVKSISSKALSAAVSDIGSVVSMNDRIAGSAPGNGSRAAVGEDLVSMTNCRLQARNFITQDGTNGIKRMKRYTSAIPLSGVLSAGSMDGSIKQLTASEASDLESTATSSVKKRKIEVNHALLGEIRDINHQLIDTVVDISNVDPTPAVAAAEGAEGILVKCSFIAVALSPSLKSQYASAQMSPIQPLRLLVPANYPNCSPILLDKFPVESSKENEDLSAKAKAKFSISLRSLPQPMSLGDIARTWDVCARSVISEHAQQSGGGSFSSKYGTWENCLTTN